CGATACGTCCGCATGCGTCGAGCGTGTGGCCGTTGTGATAGCCACAAGGATGCTCGAACACCGAGACGGCGCCGCTCGTCTCGTCGTAGCGCATGATGCGATCCTCGGGAATGTCCGACCAGACCACGGCCTTGGCGGCGGGCACGTAGACGGGGCCTTCAGTCCAGCGCCCTCCGGTCCATAGTTGTTCGATAGCCGCGCTGCCAATCACCAGCGCCCCGAAACGACCGTCGAACGTGTCGTAGTCGCTCATGCTGCCCTCCCATGCATCGCCGCCTTGCGACTTCCGCCATTTCCCGTCTTGCGGGAAGGTACTATCGTCATACGAATGGAGAGCGTCAAGGATGCCCCACCGCGTCGAGGCGCCCCCCCGTTGCCCCAAAACCGGAGTGATTTCATGCCCGCCGTTCCATCGTCGCGCCCCAAGGTCTTGATGGTATCGCCGATGCCCGAATGGGATATCGCACCGATGCGGGAGGTCTATGACCTCATCGACCTTCCATCCGACGGTCCGGTGGGACTGGATGCGGCCGGCGAGATCGCGGCACTGGTGACGTCGGGCGGACGTGGCGCCGATGCCGCCCTGATCGAGGCGCTGCCGGCTCTGGAACTGATCGCCGTCTATGGCGTCGGCTACGACAAGGTCGACCTCGTCGCTGCCGCCCGGCGCAATGTCGCCGTGACCAACACGCCGGACGTGCTCACCGCCGATGTCGCCGACATGGCTCTCGCGCTGACCCTGGCGCTCGCCCGGCGCATCGTCGACGGCGACGCCTTTGCCCGTTCGGGAGCCTGGAGGAACGGCGCCATGCCGCTGACCGGCAGCGTTTCGGGGCGCAAGGTCGGCATCGTCGGGCTCGGCCGTATCGGCGAGGCAATCGGTCGCCGCTTCGCCGGTTTCGATACCGAAATCGGATACTGGAACCGCTCGCCCAAGCCGCCTTCTGCCTGGCGGGCCTTCCCAACGCCGGCCGCGCTGGCCGCCTGGGCCGACATTCTGGTGGTGGCGGTGGCCGGCGGCGGCGACACCATCGGTCTCGTGGATGCCGAGACGATCGAAGCCCTCGGCCGCGACGGCCTTATCGTCAACATTTCGCGCGGGACCACCATCGACGAGGAAGCCCTGATCGCTGCGCTGGAGAGCGGAGCGATCGCCGGCGCCGGACTGGACGTGTTCCGGAGCGAGCCGGCATTCGACCCGCGCTTTCGCCGCCTGAGCAACGTCGTGCTGTCGCCCCATCAGGGCAGCGCAACCATGGCAACC
Above is a window of Pleomorphomonas sp. T1.2MG-36 DNA encoding:
- a CDS encoding 2-hydroxyacid dehydrogenase, with amino-acid sequence MPAVPSSRPKVLMVSPMPEWDIAPMREVYDLIDLPSDGPVGLDAAGEIAALVTSGGRGADAALIEALPALELIAVYGVGYDKVDLVAAARRNVAVTNTPDVLTADVADMALALTLALARRIVDGDAFARSGAWRNGAMPLTGSVSGRKVGIVGLGRIGEAIGRRFAGFDTEIGYWNRSPKPPSAWRAFPTPAALAAWADILVVAVAGGGDTIGLVDAETIEALGRDGLIVNISRGTTIDEEALIAALESGAIAGAGLDVFRSEPAFDPRFRRLSNVVLSPHQGSATMATRQAMGALVRANLAAYFAGKDLPTPVVRRAL